CATTCAATAGTGGAATACTTTGTTTAAGGCGTTCCATATGAATATAATCAAGTAGACCTGAATTTGATTCTTTGCGGAATATTGATGATAGATATGATGACGTAGTCTCAAGGTCTTCGGCCATTGATTGTACTGAAAGGTTTATATCTGAGAAATGACTTTTCATATAATCCATCACTTTAATTGTCCATGGTCCGGATTGCCCCTCTTCCTCTATATAATTTTGTTCCAGCTCCTTAAAAAGAATCGAAAGACGCTTATCGACCATAGACAAGATTTTATTTTCTTCGAATTCTGCCGGTAAATTGAGTATTTTATTATAGAAGTCCCTATAATTACTATTTTTCAATTGACCTAAAGCATCAACGATAGTGGAGAATAAAGCATATACCTGCAGATATGCAATTTCTGTATTTAGATGTTCCTCTTTGATTTTTTCGATATAATCAGCAGTATCTTTTCTTGCAGAACTCCACTCTCCCGATTTAGTATGCCGCCATATGTTTAAAAGTAATATTGGTGATTTTAATTTAGAGAATGCCATTTCTGGACTTGTATCTCTGTAATTGAAGAATCGATAATATTCCATTTGATTTTCTGCTTCTCTTTTCGCATCAGGCAACATTTTAAAAGAATCGACAGAAGAACTGATTCCAAAAGGTCTGTTCATTCCTGTAAAGAATTTTGTCAGTATATCCTTATCGGTGATTATTTCTTCGGCATTTCCATTCCAGAGAAGCATAGATTCTCTGCCATTGTAATGATTCCAAATGATTATTCTATCTTTTTCTATATTTGAAATATCAATAGGCTTTATTCCGGGCCATATAATGACCAGATAATATTTATATAGCAATAGATTCTGCACATCTGGTGGTAATTCAGAACTATTGGCGCAAAGGTAATCCAGAATATTCTGTTTATCTAATTGCCCGGTTAAAGTTTTTTCTTTTTCTAAGAGATTTCTGATTGTAGATTCTATTTCTGCAGGAAGTTGTTCAGCCGGTGATATCATTGACAAAATCGGCTGAAATTGATTGAGATTCCTCTTTATAAAGAATCTAACAAAAAGCAATCCGCTTGTTAAGCTAATAAAAAACGCGATGATACCAATTATTCTAGCCCATTTGTAGTTACCATAATTACTCAGAGTGGGAAATCTGTACTTATAATATCCCGGTAGAACCGTAGATGGAAATTCCAAGACCTTTGACAATTTACCGGGGATCTTATTTGTTGAGAAAGAAAGTAGCACCTCATTATTATCGCTTAGCCGGAATTCTCCTGAAAAAGGATTTCCAGGTATTTGATTAAGGAATGTATCCTTCCATAGATCCTCATTTAAAAAGCTGATAATAACCATGTTCGGCTTACTTTTATTATTTAAAGGAAATCCTCGAACAAGAACAAGAACAAGGGGAGAAACTGTATTTCCCGAAGTTGACGATAACCTGAAAAGTTTTCGTCCCCCTTCATTCATATTCAGATTGTTCAAAAAAAAAGATGTATTCTCTTTATCCAGCAGGGGGTATAACCTGGTAAACTCCCATTCATTATAAAGGCCTTTATCTGTCAGTACTTTCTCATGTTCCGGAAAATGGATTGCGATACCAATAAGAAAAGACCGTGTGATTAAGCTATTTTTTAATAATCCCTGCAGTTCCAGAGATTCATATATATTTTCTGTATTCCATTCAGAAGAATTACTCAGTTTTGTCGCCCTTGAATCCCAACCTAATTCAAGCTCAAACATATCAATTTTTCTGAACATTTCATCGGACATTTTTGAAAAGGTCTTTCCTGCAGTATAATAGAACTCTTTTACATCTTTTCTCCAGTAGATCTCACTCGTAATGAATGAAAAGAATAATAATATTAAAGGGAGAAGCAGTGTTAACAGATAAGAGAGAATCCAGAATTGATATACTTTTATTTTTTGGAGGTTCATAAGGAACTATACTTCAATAATCCCGAATGAACGAGAAGGATAATTGTTGTTTCCTATGGATGTACGTGAGTAATTCCAAGCTCACTGGATAAATAGAACACATATATCCATATTAACCTCACAACTATCTCTAGGTCAGTTAATAGAAAATAACTAGGTTTTATCCATGATGAATTATCTGAAAATATTAAGCTGCCCTGACTCAGTAAGAATCCAGGAAGATGAAGAGTGGTTATCTGCAGAGAATAATAATAACGAGTGGATTGCCGGTGATAGCTCTCTAACTATTAGTGAAAAAAACAACAGTTCTAGGTTATTGCTTCAGACTGGCAATAAAGGTTTAAAACGAGTTTATTTGAGATGGAATGGAGAGCATTCTCCCGGAAGTCTTGTTTTAGGCGATCAGTGGGAACGTTCTTATGGTGATCTTGAATGGGCCGGTATTCGTCCCGAAAAAAATCTCCCATGGTATTTTCTTGTTCTATCATCGGGTATTACCCATGGTATCGGTGTCGAAACCGGTCCTTCCGCTATGTGTTTCTGGCGGGTTGATGAAGAGGGTGTTTCCCTGTTTCTGGATGTCCGCAACGGAACAGAACCGGTTCTTCTCGGAAACCGGAAACTGGAAGCTGCAGTGATAAAAGTCATGGCCGGAAGAGATGGGATTTCATCATATAGAGCACATAGAAATTTTTGCGAAATGCTCTGTTGTGATCCCAAGCTCCCCGATCATGCTATTTATGGAGGCAATAACTGGTATTACACATATGGGATAACATCGAGCAGAGAAGAAATCCTACATGACTCCACTGTGATTTCTCAATTAAGTGAATCAGAGAACAGACCCTATATGGTTATAGATAACGGCTGGCAGTCCTGTAGTTATTATGGTGATTATAATGGCGGACCATGGGACCGGGGGAATAATTTTTTCCCCGAGATGCATACTCTTGCAGAGAACATGAAATCAGAAGGAGTTCGTCCCGGTATATGGTTCCGTCCATTACAGACTGTAGAAAAGTTACCTTTTTCCTGGCGGAGATTTTATGAACCTCAGGGGGGATATCAGCTCGATCCTAGTATTCCAGAAGTTCTTCAGCATATAGCCGATGATACAGGCCGGCTGACAGATAACTGGGGTTTCCAGATGATAAAACATGATTTTTCTACAAGAGATATCTTCGGCACCTATGGAAATCAGTTTGGAAATCGTTTGACTCATTTTAATAAAAGATCTCTAGATATGGCAAATACCATCGGATCTCTAACTGGTTCTGTTTTGGATGAGCCATCAGTCCCATTTGCTGATAGGACGCTGACAACGGCGGAGATTGTCAAGAATTTTTATTCTGCTATCGGCGACGCTGCAGGTAAAGCTCTGGTCATAGGGTGCAATACTCTAACACATCTTGCCGCAGGTATTATTCCCATACAGCGTACAGGTGAAGATACAAGCAGTTTCTCATGGGAAAAGACTCGCAGGTATGGAATAAATGCCTTATCTCACCGAATGGGACAGCACAGCACATTTTACCATATTGATGCCGACTGCGTCGGAATTGACGGACAGATACCCTGGGAACTAAACAGAGAATGGCTCCGTCTTCTAGCAGACAGCGGAACTCCTCTCTTCGTTTCTGCCGATCCAAAATCGCTGACTGCGGAAATTAGAAGAGACCTAAAAAAAGCCTTCAGTAAGGCAGCTCAAATACAGGAGCCTGCAGAACCGCTTAACTGGACAGCCTCTACAACACCCGTTAGTTGGAAGATAGGTAATAAGATCAAGAAGTATAATATTCTCCGTCATGATGGAAAGGAGCTATTTTATGGTTAGAATATCATCGCTGGTCCGCAGGCAGTTCATTACATTTACTCTCTGCTGGCTCGCTTATGCCTTAATCTATTTCGGCCGTGTCAATCTATCAGTTGCACTACCAGATATTGAAAGCGATCTGGGTTTGTCGAAAGCCGGTCTTGGTCTGATAGGAACAATTTTCTTCTGGATTTACGGCACGGGACAGCTGGTAAACGGAAGGCTCGGTGATAGTTTTCCCTCCCGTCCTTTCATTTTCGCCGGACTGTTCGTCACCGCCCTGGCCAATATCTTCTTCGGACTGGCAGGTTCGGTTCCCCTCATGCTGCTGCTCTGGGGAATAAACGGGTATTTTCAATCCATGCTCTGGGGACCTATCATCAAAACTCTCTCTCATTGGTTCTCCTATAAGAAAAGAGCCGCTGTAGCCATAGGGGTGTCCACTTCCATGGTTGGGGGATTTCTCCTCGCATGGGGCTTGTCGGGACATCTGGTTGCGACTTCGGGATGGAGAAGTGCATTTCTGGTTCCGGGTATTGTAATAGGCTGCTTTTCACTTGTCTGGCTGATATTTCTTCGTGAGAGACCTGAAGATCTAGGGCTGGTCAGTCCCAATACACATGTGGCCCGACAGGAGGATTCTCGGAAAGATTCTTTTATTCCCCTTCTGTTGAAGTCCCGGTTGGGTTTAATTGTACTGGCCTGTTTCGCCCAGGGAATTATTAAAGACGGAATCAGTTTATGGGGGCCTACATTCATTCTCGAGCAATGGGATCTGTCGATGGAAACGACAGTTAAAGCAATTCTGATTATTCCTCTGACCAATCTGGGGGGAATGTTTCTCGCTTCCTGGTTGAATTCCCTGTTGGAGAACAGTGAAAGGAAGGCGATACTTCTGCTCCTTACATTGACGATTATTTCTCTCACATCTCTTATCCTGGTCGGGCGCAGTTCCCTCTATTTCGGACTGGTCTTTCTGGCACTGACATCGGCTTTCATGTACGGGGCAAATACTCTTTTGCTAGGAGTCATCCCCATGAATTATGCCCGGATCGGAGCTGTTTCAACAATTGCTGGATTTCTGGATTTCTCCTCCTATCTTGCTGCCGGAGCCGCTTCTGTGATTACAGGCCTCGTTGTTCAGACCTTTGGTTGGAATTCCATGCTGTTGATCTGGTGTTTCAGCGCCTGTATCGGTGCCGCGGCAATTTTCATAGATATAAAACGCTCTCCCCGACAGGAGAAAGTGGCGACGGGAAAAAAGATGAATGCTTATGAATAGAGATAAAAATATCCTTTTTATTATTGTCGACCAGTTACGGGCAGATGCTCTGTCCTGTTACGGGAACAGGTTTGTTGAGACTCCCGCATTAGACGGATTGGCTGCAGAAGGTGTTTTATTCAAATCCTGCACAATTCAGGCATCACCCTGCGGTCCCAGCCGAGCATGTCTGATGACGGGAACTTATCTGCACCGCAACAGATCTATCAGAAATGAAGTTCCCCTTGTAAAAGCCGGGGAGAACTGGGGGGCCTGGTTAAGGGAAACGGGACGGCGACCGGTGCTTATAGGAAATCACGACTATTCGATTGACCCTTCAATCCTGCCGGAAGATGATGAAAGGCGTTTTACATTTTCCTATCACAATACACTGCCCGGTTTTGATACTGAACTTTATCACGAGTCCTATAGCCCTGAATATGAAGAATATCTGGTATCCCGGGGATACGGGAGAGACGATTTAAGTAAAAAGGGACTCAGGGCGTGGTGTGTCCCTTCTGAAGGATCGGGAGACCGATGGGAGAGAACCTATCCC
This genomic window from Oceanispirochaeta sp. M1 contains:
- a CDS encoding helix-turn-helix transcriptional regulator, whose protein sequence is MNEGGRKLFRLSSTSGNTVSPLVLVLVRGFPLNNKSKPNMVIISFLNEDLWKDTFLNQIPGNPFSGEFRLSDNNEVLLSFSTNKIPGKLSKVLEFPSTVLPGYYKYRFPTLSNYGNYKWARIIGIIAFFISLTSGLLFVRFFIKRNLNQFQPILSMISPAEQLPAEIESTIRNLLEKEKTLTGQLDKQNILDYLCANSSELPPDVQNLLLYKYYLVIIWPGIKPIDISNIEKDRIIIWNHYNGRESMLLWNGNAEEIITDKDILTKFFTGMNRPFGISSSVDSFKMLPDAKREAENQMEYYRFFNYRDTSPEMAFSKLKSPILLLNIWRHTKSGEWSSARKDTADYIEKIKEEHLNTEIAYLQVYALFSTIVDALGQLKNSNYRDFYNKILNLPAEFEENKILSMVDKRLSILFKELEQNYIEEEGQSGPWTIKVMDYMKSHFSDINLSVQSMAEDLETTSSYLSSIFRKESNSGLLDYIHMERLKQSIPLLNDKKKKLKQIAKAVGFASSNAYIRSFRKYTGLTPGAFRSLSGDEKWAINKKMEDSPPFNS
- a CDS encoding MFS transporter, yielding MVRISSLVRRQFITFTLCWLAYALIYFGRVNLSVALPDIESDLGLSKAGLGLIGTIFFWIYGTGQLVNGRLGDSFPSRPFIFAGLFVTALANIFFGLAGSVPLMLLLWGINGYFQSMLWGPIIKTLSHWFSYKKRAAVAIGVSTSMVGGFLLAWGLSGHLVATSGWRSAFLVPGIVIGCFSLVWLIFLRERPEDLGLVSPNTHVARQEDSRKDSFIPLLLKSRLGLIVLACFAQGIIKDGISLWGPTFILEQWDLSMETTVKAILIIPLTNLGGMFLASWLNSLLENSERKAILLLLTLTIISLTSLILVGRSSLYFGLVFLALTSAFMYGANTLLLGVIPMNYARIGAVSTIAGFLDFSSYLAAGAASVITGLVVQTFGWNSMLLIWCFSACIGAAAIFIDIKRSPRQEKVATGKKMNAYE